In the Schistocerca gregaria isolate iqSchGreg1 chromosome 6, iqSchGreg1.2, whole genome shotgun sequence genome, one interval contains:
- the LOC126278666 gene encoding cuticle protein 63-like has protein sequence MKYLVVVLVACVAMASCQQELQREKRGYLGLGAGLLAAPAVAAPAVVAAPAVAAVAAPAVVAGPAIGYGYGYLGGVHGRLVHG, from the exons ATGAAGTACTTG GTGGTCGTGCTGGTGGCGTGTGTGGCGATGGCGTCCTGCCAGCAGGAGCTGCAGCGCGAGAAGCGTGGATACCTCGGCCTGGGGGCCGGACTGCtggccgcccccgccgtcgccgcCCCCGCTGTGGTCGCCGCCCCCGCAGTCGCCGCCGTCGCTGCCCCTGCAGTTGTCGCCGGACCCGCCATCGGCTACGGATATGGCTACCTCGGCGGTGTCCACGGAAGACTGGTGCACGGTTGA